The proteins below are encoded in one region of Drosophila santomea strain STO CAGO 1482 chromosome 2R, Prin_Dsan_1.1, whole genome shotgun sequence:
- the LOC120445287 gene encoding NADP-dependent malic enzyme, which translates to MSFFRILHFGITRRTSISSTHQSNCECSPNLIRIRPSSSHDIIRVPIEVVLSDKFNKSLAFTLEERQRLCIHGLMPACVRTYDEQMLAIETNFHSFESNVARYRYLRALRQGYERMYFQFVSKNVNVVLPIIYTPTVGLACTVYGMLYRGMTGIHITKHDRGHMKQILGNWPLAREVRAICVTDGQRILGLGDLGANGMGIAVGKMELYTALAGIPPRMCLPVCLDVGTNNKSLHEDPLYIGLRDERLQGDEYVGFVDEFMEAVVSTFGSQTLIHFEDFATPNAFMFLDRYQQCYCHFNDDIQGTAAVGLAGLLGIQRITKKPLEQHIIVFAGAGSAAMGIASLLKIELMSRGLSEADAVKNIYFYDQDGALTTSRKSIPELLCVFAKNMKETKSLEELVEQVKPSIIMGATSAPGLFTEKIIRTMAANHERPGIFAFSNPTSKSECTAEQAYKFSDGKAIYSAGSPFPPVEFNGKRLTPGQANNCFAFPGMILGTMTVLATRMPDEIFLLCAHELAKFPSNEEIQSGRIYPYKIGVKAAKYLIENGYAKRTLEPDDVEAYIKKHGYKLNYGRSLAETWAYPKMKPNPSTAGHEKKQQSKK; encoded by the exons ATGAGTTTCTTCAGAATACTACACTTTGGCATTACACGACGAACTTCAATTTCGAGCACACATCAATCAAATTGCGAGTGTAGTCCCAATTTGATTAGGATTCGTCCATCTTCATCCCACGACATCATTCGGGTTCCCATTGAGGTCGTGCTCTCCGACAAGTTCAATAAG TCCTTGGCCTTCACATTGGAGGAGCGCCAGCGTTTGTGCATCCATGGACTCATGCCGGCCTGCGTTCGAACTTACGATGAGCAGATGCTGGCCATCGAGACCAACTTCCACTCCTTCGAATCGAATGTAGCCAGATATCGCTATTTGAGGGCACTGCGCCAGGGTTACGAGAGGATGTACTTCCAGTTCGTGTCGAAGAACGTGAACGTGGTGCTGCCCATTATCTACACGCCCACGGTGGGCTTGGCGTGCACCGTGTACGGAATGTTGTACCGCGGCATGACCGGCATCCATATCACCAAGCACGATCGAGGACACATGAAGCAGATCCTGGGCAACTGGCCGTTGGCGCGGGAGGTGAGGGCCATCTGTGTGACCGACGGCCAACGTATCCTGGGCTTGGGCGACCTGGGTGCCAATGGCATGGGCATAGCTGTGGGCAAAATGGAACTCTACACGGCCCTGGCCGGAATTCCACCGCGTATGTGCTTGCCAGTTTGCCTGGATGTGGGCACGAATAACAAGTCGCTTCACGAGGATCCACTGTACATCGGTCTGCGGGATGAGCGCTTGCAGGGCGATGAGTACGTGGGCTTTGTGGATGAGTTCATGGAGGCTGTGGTGTCCACCTTTGGCAGTCAAACGCTCATCCACTTCGAGGACTTTGCGACACCCAATGCCTTCATGTTTCTGGATAGGTATCAGCAATGCTATTGCCATTTCAATGACGACATTCAGGGCACTGCCGCTGTGGGTTTGGCAGGATTGCTGGGCATCCAGAGGATCACAAAGAAGCCGCTGGAGCAGCACATCATTGTCTTTGCCGGAGCAGGAAGTGCGGCCATGGGAATCGCAAGTCTGCTCAAAATAGAGCTCATGTCTAGGGGTCTCTCCGAGGCTGATGCCGtcaaaaacatatatttttacgATCAAGATGGAGCATTGACCACATCACGAAAAAGCATACCGGAACTTCTATGCGTTTTTGCCAAGAACATGAAGGAAACCAAGTCTCTGGAGGAGTTGGTCGAGCAAGTGAAGCCCTCAATTATTATGGGTGCCACCTCAGCACCCGGACTTTTCACAGAGAAAATAATACGCACCATGGCGGCGAATCACGAGCGTCCTGGCATCTTTGCCTTCTCCAATCCCACCAGCAAATCTGAGTGCACTGCCGAACAGGCCTACAAGTTCTCAGAT GGAAAGGCTATATATTCGGCAGGATCTCCTTTCCCGCCCGTGGAGTTCAATGGCAAGCGGCTAACTCCTGGTCAAGCCAACAACTGCTTTGCTTTCCCCGGTATGATTTTGGGCACCATGACTGTGTTGGCCACTCGAATGCCAGACGAGATATTCCTTTTGTGCGCTCATGAGCTCGCTAAGTTCCCATCTAATGAGGAAATACAGAGTGGACGTATCTATCCCTATAAAATTGGCGTGAAAGCAGCTAAATATCTGATAGAAAACG GTTATGCTAAACGCACTTTAGAGCCGGATGATGTGGAGGCGTATATCAAAAAGCATGGTTATAAGCTGAACTACGGAAGATCGCTGGCTGAGACATGGGCGTATCCAAAGATGAAGCCGAATCCCAGTACAGCGGGCCATGAGAAGAAACaacaatcgaaaaagtag
- the LOC120445286 gene encoding NADP-dependent malic enzyme → MEFRRMQPLLRLSSRPLLSFCRQISVYDDEMDQIMRPSWHVVMNGKYNKGLAFTVNERQRLGIMGLMPCSVRTMDDQMNAAHANFEARPSDIGRFTYLSALHNRHRRLYYRFIKENIERALPIVYTPTVGDVVSTYGLNFQQAISLFISIHDKGHIRDLMHNWVDEGVKAICVTDGGRVLGLGDMGANAMGISLGKMILYTALGSIPPSTLMPVCLDVGTDNQALLQDPLYVGARIPRVTGPEYEELVDEFMESAVKCFGHSTFIHFEDFATPNALKFLDKYQHKYCCFNDDIQGTGATGLAAFINVERITGRKLEDTTFLFVGAGSAALGIANMLAMELEVRGLPVEEATKNIYLMDLNGVLTYESPNPPELGKIFMKRMEPMKDLMAVLEKLKPSVLVGATGVAGIFNEEVLKTMAKNHERPAVFPLSNPTSNSECTAEQAFTHTEGRVLFGSGSPFPPVVINGKRYVPAQANNCLTFPGIALAAITAKARYLPNAVFSVVSHELARSTPQELLDKGTLFPPIKDANTVAFNVGVAMSQYLFDNGLSSIYPKPDDVCAFVKSRLYKFEYRNSLPTTWKYPKEPPAPKTKPKTRPTKKATK, encoded by the exons ATGGAATTTCGACGAATGCAGCCATTGCTGCGCCTTTCATCGCGGCCTCTTCTGAGTTTTTGCAGGCAGATCAGCGTTTATGATGACGAAATGGATCAAATCATGAGACCCAGCTGGCACGTCGTTATGAATGGAAAGTACAACAAG GGTCTTGCGTTCACCGTCAATGAGCGGCAACGTCTGGGCATCATGGGATTGATGCCCTGCTCCGTGCGCACCATGGATGATCAGATGAATGCAGCACATGCCAATTTTGAGGCCAGACCCTCCGATATCGGGCGATTTACATACTTGAGTGCACTCCACAATCGACACCGGCGACTGTACTACCGGTTCATCAAGGAAAATATCGAAAGAGCACTGCCCATTGTCTATACACCAACGGTGGGCGATGTGGTGAGCACCTATGGCCTCAACTTCCAGCAGGCCATCAGCCTGTTCATCAGCATTCACGACAAGGGCCACATTCGGGATCTAATGCACAACTGGGTGGACGAGGGCGTGAAGGCCATCTGTGTGACGGATGGCGGAAGGGTCCTGGGCCTCGGTGACATGGGCGCCAATGCCATGGGCATTAGTTTGGGCAAAATGATCCTTTACACGGCACTGGGCAGCATTCCTCCCAGCACCCTAATGCCCGTCTGTCTGGACGTGGGTACCGATAACCAAGCCCTGCTCCAGGATCCCCTCTATGTGGGGGCCCGAATTCCGCGGGTAACGGGACCGGAGTACGAGGAACTGGTGGATGAGTTTATGGAGTCGGCGGTCAAGTGCTTCGGACACAGCACTTTTATTCACTTCGAAGactttgccacgcccaacgCCTTGAAGTTCCTGGATAAATACCAGCACAAGTACTGCTGCTTCAACGATGATATCCAGGGAACGGGTGCCACTGGCCTGGCCGCGTTCATCAATGTGGAGCGCATCACGGGCCGCAAACTGGAGGACACCACATTCCTTTTCGTGGGCGCTGGCAGTGCGGCACTGGGAATCGCCAATATGCTGGCCATGGAACTGGAGGTACGCGGCCTTCCGGTGGAGGAGGCAACCAAAAACATCTACCTGATGGATCTCAATGGTGTGTTAACTTACGAGTCGCCAAATCCACCGGAGCtagggaaaatatttatgaagcGCATGGAGCCCATGAAGGATCTTATGGCCGTGCTGGAGAAGCTGAAGCCATCCGTACTTGTCGGAGCCACTGGCGTGGCTGGCATTTTCAACGAAGAAGTATTGAAAACGATGGCCAAAAATCACGAACGTCCTGCAGTTTTTCCCCTCTCGAATCCAACTTCCAACTCGGAATGCACCGCCGAACAGGCCTTTACACACACTGAG GGCCGCGTGCTTTTCGGCTCCGGATCGCCCTTTCCGCCAGTGGTCATCAATGGCAAAAGATATGTCCCTGCCCAGGCAAACAACTGTCTGACTTTTCCGGGCATCGCACTGGCCGCCATTACGGCAAAGGCCCGATATCTGCCGAATGCCGTATTTTCCGTGGTGTCGCACGAGCTGGCCAGGAGTACGCCGCAGGAACTGCTGGATAAGGGCACCCTGTTTCCGCCCATCAAGGATGCCAACACTGTGGCCTTCAATGTGGGCGTAGCGATGAGTCAGTATCTGTTCGATAATG GTCTTTCATCTATTTACCCAAAGCCCGACGATGTCTGTGCGTTTGTCAAGAGTCGTCTGTATAAATTCGAGTACCGAAACTCACTGCCAACTACTTGGAAATATCCCAAGGAACCGCCAGCacccaaaacaaaacccaaGACCAGGCCCACGAAAAAAGCCACGAAGTAA